The Deltaproteobacteria bacterium genome segment AGAGCCTTGGTCGAAGCAGCCACTTCGCGATTCGAAATACCGGCGAGTCGGGCGCGCTCCGGGTCCACCTGCAAAGCGATCCGGGGCGTTTCCGCGCCCCAGTCGTCGCGCACGCGATCGGCGATCGGGATGTCGCGGAAGATCGCCTGTGCCTGACGAGAAAGCGCTCTCAGCGTGGCGATGTCGTCGCCCGAGATGCGCACCTCGAGCGGGTTGTTGACCGGTTTCCCGGTCTCGAGCTGCCGGACGTCGATCTGCGCTCCCGGGACCTGGGCGGAGAGCGCGTGCTGCAGCGGAGCGATGAGCTCGGTCGTGTCGTGGTCGTCCTTCACCTCGACGACGAGCTGCGCGTAGTTGACCTGGTCCTGCTGCGGAGAGAGCGAGAACCAGAATCGGGGCGCGCCGCCGCCGATGAAGGTGGTCACCGAGCGGAGCACCTCGCGATGCGTCTTCTTTCCGTGCTCCGCGGCCACCTCGCGCACGATACGGTCGGCGATGCGCGCGGCCTCGTCGGTCGCTTCCAGCGTGGCGTTCTCGGGCAGCCAGATGTCGACGTAGGAGAGATAGGAGAGGTCGGTGGGGAAGAACGCCGTCTTCAGGCGCGGACCGAGCGAGATGCCGGCGGCGAGCACGCCGGCCGCGGCCAGGAGCACGAGGTAACGGTGGTCGATCGCCCAGCGCACGCCGCGCGCGTAGAGGCCGGCGACGCCGCGCTCGCGCCGCTCGGCCCACGGCAACGGCGGCCGGTCGTGGCCGCGGAGCAGCGCGTGACCGAGGAGCGGCACGAAGGTCATCGAGACGATGCGCGAGGCGATGAGCGCGCAAGTGATCACCACCGGAAGGCTGAAGATGAAACGGCCGACATCGCCGCTCATGATCAGGAAGGGCAGGTAGGCGACGATGTTCGTGACGGTGGCGAAGAAGATGGCGCGCGCCAGCCTGGTGGGCCCGAGCCATGCGGCGAGGCGTCCGGGCTTGCCCGCATCCAGCTCCCGTTTGATGGCATCGCCTGCCACCACGGGGTCGTCGACCAGGAGCCCGAGCGAGATGATCAGCGCCGCGATCGACATCTGCTGGATGTCGATGCCGAGCAGGTACATGAACGCGTAGCAGAGCGCGAGCGTGAGCGGGATGGAGAGCGCGAGCAGGAGCGCCGAGCGCCACTCCCAGAACCCGATCAGGCCGATGAGTACGATGATCGCGATCGCCTCGTAGAAGCTGACGAGGAACAGGTCGACCTTCTCCTTGACCTGGCGCGGCTGATCGGAGGTGCGGGCCAGGATCAGGTCTTCCGGAAGCGTGGCCCGGACGCTGGCGAGCTTCGCGTCGACGTCGGCGCTGAAGTCGGCGATCTGGCGGCCGGCCTGCATCTGCACCGCCACGGTGATCGCGCGGGTGCGCTGCCAGGTCCCGGCCGCGTCGCGCCAGGTATGGAAGTTGAGGTAGCGCGGTGGGTCTTCGTAACCGCGGCTCACGTCGGCGAGGTCGCGCAGGTAATAGGGCGCGCCGCTCCGCGATGTAGACACCAGCAGATCGGAGATCTCCTTTTCGCTCTTCAATTCGCCGCTGACGTCGATGATCACCCCTCGTCCCTGCGCGCGGGCCACGCCGCCGGGGGCCTGTACGTTCTGGGCGAAGATCGCCTGCTGCAGCATCTGTTGCGTCACGCCGGTGGAGGCGAATCGCTCCTGCGAGTAGTCGAGGTAGATGCGCTCGTCGAGCACGCCCGAGCGCGTCACCCTGGCGACTTCCGGCGAGACCTGGATGCGTTTGGCGATCTGATCGGAGAAGTCGTCGAGCTGTCGCAAGCTGTATCTCGAGCCGGCGACCCGCTGCAGCTCTTCGCTCGCCTGCTCCGGCTGCTCGAGGATCGCGGGCTCCCAAAGGTCGGGGTGCAGCCAGCCGCCGTGCAGCCGCTCGCTCTCGAAGCGATGCACCACGGCGAGCCAGCCCTCGCGGTCGAGATCGCTGAGCGCGTCGAAGGCCACGAACCCGTTGCCGCGCACGGGGCGGATGTCCTCGGCTCCTTCGGCGCGCGCAAACCCGGCGAGCTGGTCGACGATGCGCGCGATGGGCAAAGGGTTCAGCGCGCCCGGGAAATTGAAGACCACGGTGCGGCGGGCTCCCGCGCGTGCGGCGGATCGCGCCGCGCGGACTGAGACCTCGATCGCCTGGGCGCGAATGGCGATCTCGGAACCGGAAATTCTCGGGCTCGCCACCGTCAGCATCAGCGCCGCGGTGTCGCCAAAGTCCTTTTTGAAATCGATCGGCTGGGCGCCTTCCGGCAGGTCGCGGATGTTCTTGATCCGCGAATCGATGTCGTCGAGGGCACGCCCGAGGTTCTTGGCGTCCGCCCGGACCGTGACCTGCACTACGGAGACGCCATTGCGCGAGGTGGACTCGATCTTCTCCACTTCGCTGGTGGAGGCGATCTTCTCCTCGATCTTGCGGGTGACGAGCTGCTCGACCTTCTCGGCCGGCGCGCCCGGCCAGGGCGTGATGGCGACCGCGACCCGCACCGGGATCAACGGGTCCTTGCGCTTGGGCATCTGCAGGTAGCCGAACGTGCCCGCGACCAGCGTCGCCACAAGCAGCACCCACGCCACCTGGCGGTTCTCGGTGAAGTAGCGCGCGGTGTTGTGCGATTTGCCGATCAGCTCTTCGTCGGTCTTGTGCGCCATGGCGGGCCTCGAGGAGCTACGGAACGAGCTGGACTGTCTGGCCGTCGTTCAGCAGCGTCGCGCCCTGCACCACGAGACGCTCGCCGGGGAGCAGGCCGC includes the following:
- a CDS encoding efflux RND transporter permease subunit, translating into MAHKTDEELIGKSHNTARYFTENRQVAWVLLVATLVAGTFGYLQMPKRKDPLIPVRVAVAITPWPGAPAEKVEQLVTRKIEEKIASTSEVEKIESTSRNGVSVVQVTVRADAKNLGRALDDIDSRIKNIRDLPEGAQPIDFKKDFGDTAALMLTVASPRISGSEIAIRAQAIEVSVRAARSAARAGARRTVVFNFPGALNPLPIARIVDQLAGFARAEGAEDIRPVRGNGFVAFDALSDLDREGWLAVVHRFESERLHGGWLHPDLWEPAILEQPEQASEELQRVAGSRYSLRQLDDFSDQIAKRIQVSPEVARVTRSGVLDERIYLDYSQERFASTGVTQQMLQQAIFAQNVQAPGGVARAQGRGVIIDVSGELKSEKEISDLLVSTSRSGAPYYLRDLADVSRGYEDPPRYLNFHTWRDAAGTWQRTRAITVAVQMQAGRQIADFSADVDAKLASVRATLPEDLILARTSDQPRQVKEKVDLFLVSFYEAIAIIVLIGLIGFWEWRSALLLALSIPLTLALCYAFMYLLGIDIQQMSIAALIISLGLLVDDPVVAGDAIKRELDAGKPGRLAAWLGPTRLARAIFFATVTNIVAYLPFLIMSGDVGRFIFSLPVVITCALIASRIVSMTFVPLLGHALLRGHDRPPLPWAERRERGVAGLYARGVRWAIDHRYLVLLAAAGVLAAGISLGPRLKTAFFPTDLSYLSYVDIWLPENATLEATDEAARIADRIVREVAAEHGKKTHREVLRSVTTFIGGGAPRFWFSLSPQQDQVNYAQLVVEVKDDHDTTELIAPLQHALSAQVPGAQIDVRQLETGKPVNNPLEVRISGDDIATLRALSRQAQAIFRDIPIADRVRDDWGAETPRIALQVDPERARLAGISNREVAASTKALTGIPVGRLRDHDKQIPILARLREGERGTLASLSNLYVLGSRGSIKVPLLQVANLRLEFAPEKIMRRNQVRTVVVSGSPVPGRLPSEVMKLARARLQAFERSLPPGYFLEIGGAQEQQTLVFRESGIVALLSVLAILLSLVIQFRSAVKPLIVLAAIPFGGVGAILALVITGSPFGFTAVLGIISLIGVIVSHVIVLFDLIEEMQERGEPLREALVDAGLIRMRPVLITVGATIFGLLPLAIHGGALWEPLCFAQIGGLAFATMITLVLVPVLYAIFVV